The Brassica napus cultivar Da-Ae chromosome C1, Da-Ae, whole genome shotgun sequence DNA segment TCGTACACCTGCACGGAGGACACCCCGTGATTGCACCAGATCCCGCTTCGATCGACGGCGGCGACCGCCTCGCTCTACGAGATTCTGGAGGTTCCTCTCGGCGCGACGAGCCAGGACATCAAATCGGCGTACCGGAGACTGGCCAGGATCTGCCATCCAGACGTGGCGAGAACCGATCGGACGACGTCGGCTGATGAGTTCATGAAGATCCACGTGGCGTACTGTACGCTTTCTGATCCCGAGAAACGATCTGTCTACGATCGGAGGATTCTTCGCCGGAGCCGTCCTTTGACCGTCGGTAACTCGGGGATGGACAGTTACGTCGGCCGGAACTGGGAAACCGATCAGTGCTGGTAGGAGGGAGGAGGAAAGAGCGGAGACGGCTGAGGAAttcggcgaggagagagaggagcATGAGAGGGAGTGAATCGGAAGAGACGTCGCTGAGCTGACCTTAGTGCCTTGTCGGAGCTCTGGATTGGAGCCATCATCCAAGGTGGTTTCCTCGCTTGGAGGGACGACGCGCTCGCGTGGAGGCCGTAGCGTGAGAAGATCGGATTGCATGTTCGAGTTGTGGTTCCGGGAGATGGAGGCTACCACAGATCCGTCGTCGCCGGCTTTTCTCCGGGGGGTGGAGGCTCCTTCAGCTCCGCCGACGCCGGTTCAAGTTCCCGGGAAGGGAGTCTTACTTAGATTTACCTTCGCCGGTTTGGTGACGGAGTGCGGATGCTTTCATAGATCCGCGCTGCCGATGAGAAACCCGAAGCTTTTGGGTCAAGGTTACTATTGTTCGTTTAGTGCGAAGCTAGAAGTGGTTACTGTCTAGGTGGTTCTGGGTCAGGGCGGAGGAGTTCTCGTTTTGATGATGAAGCTCTCCGCCGAGGTGAAGTCGGTCAAGTCAACAATTAGGTGGTTCTCTATGCGTGCGTCTAGGGTTTTAAGCCGTTCAAAGGCGGAGGTGATCTCGTCTTTCGATTGATCTCTTCCGCGTGTTGACAGTGCGGGTAGAACGATGATTTCTCTAGTGGTTAGAAGTTTGGTTGTGTCGGGGGAGATCTCGATGGTTTGAGAAAGACCTCCGACATGATGTAAAAGCAAGGAAAATAGGTGGTTTCGGCGGAGGCTCTGCGGGTATCTGAGCTCCGGCGAAACGAGCGGTCCGGCGATCTCTTCCGGTTTATTCCGGAGTCGATGAAGGGCAAGTTGAGGCGGAGAAACGCATGCCGGTCTGAATGGTGTAGATCATCCCACGTGTCTCTTCCTCTGCTTCCTTGTTTCTCTCATGGGCCTTGATCGTCCGGTTTTGTAAGGTTGGGCCGAGGGGCCGTCTAAGTTGTTTGGGGCTTCGGCCGTATGTTGTAGCCCGTTTATGTTTGGGCTTTTGGTGCTTCTGTTGGATCTGGGCGTGAcccattttcttttaataatataaacctgatggaaaaaaaaaaatatccctGGAAGGTTAAGGGAATCTTAAAAAGTGCAAAAATCTTGACGAAGATCTCAGGAAGAAAAGGCACGGACTTTCCTCAAGACAGGACCAAAATCTAGAAACCATTATTGATGATGACCTGTCTTCACGTGAACAAGTTCGCCATCGCTAGTAAGTTCCCTATCGTTAATTTCAAAAGCATCTCCACATTCCCCATCGTCAATTTCAAAACCATCTTCACACGTGTTCCCAACTAAAAGACATGGCATGACCGAGGGTAGGTGAAACCAATATTCAAACGTGTTTTAATTCACTTCTCATTTACCCTCATCTTACTTAAATCTCACCTAACTTTTCGTAATCTAAATACCAACTTTATGATTGTTACGTTCCTTATTACTGTAGTTAATAATATTGACACACCAACCATACTCGATCGGGTTTTTGAACTTTTGCTTTCGCTGTAGAATCTTTAACTATTACAACTATATACTAACctagttaaaacaaaattttgatttgatatcTTACAAAATCATTACAAAAGTAATATTCCATCTTTTTATTAGTCTGTTGTTAAACTATTCCCGACATGCCATTGTCAATTCATAGTTTTATCCTTTTAtggtaagaaaaatattttccaataaaatagatttagaAGTTTAGTTAACTTAAATTTACATGTCCtcaaactaaattaaaattcaatataGTGAAATAAACACAATAATAACACAGAAATTACAATCATGATTACAGAATAGTTTGATTTTTGCAAAGTTGCAACCCCTTTTTACCTTTCTTgcttttcattatttattattattttgaatgatTTCATTATTAATACATATAACAGTAATACTggttttaaaagtattttcaaatgcagtttttttacattttcctAATTATTAAATTCTATTCAGTAATATactttataaagaaaatataatatttaatatcgaccatataactaaaataaatcacCGAGCAGATTAAATACTAActaattaaaactaattaaatttgAAACTGATCAATTACCTCGCCGTATTTGTTTCCGCGAAGAAGATAAACAGCAAAGTAAGAGAGCCAAATAATCACCAAAACACCAAGCTTCACCCATGGAAACCTCTTCGGTCTCTCGTAATCTCCCAAAAGAGGCAACTTCACACTCTCAATCTCATTCTCATCATTTTCTCCAACTCGTCTCGATTCTCTGATCTTGACCATCTCCGACTCCAACCTCCAGTAATACACCCCGTTCCCAAACGTCTTCACCGTCGACCACGCAAGAAACACGGCGAAGAGACTCGTTATAAGCCAGTTCGGGAACACGAGGTTACAGATCACTCCGACACTAACTCCAAGAAGCATACACGGCTCTAGAAGCAGAGCTAAATCGAAATCGATCATCGTCTTGCCTCCAGCTTTAGGGTTTCTCACGAAGAGATTGCATCCCACGTTGGCGATGGATCCTCCGGTGACCATGAAAGCTGAGAAGCTCGACGCTGTCTTAAGATCGAGTCCGGCGACGATTGTCATTATCGGAACGTATAAACCTCCGCCGCCGATTCCTCCGGCGCTTGAGATTGATGCGGCGATGAAAGAGAGTACGGCGGCGATGATTGTTGAGGTTGTTAGTTCGATTTTAGGTTGGTTGAATTTGGTCGGGAAGTCAAGCCATGAGCTGGTTTTGTTGAGGAGTTGGTCGACGGGGAAGAGAAAGGATGGTTCTTGTTCTGCGGTTGATGGAGTTAAGAGGATGATGATTGTGAGGAAGGAGAGAGTTACAGGGACGAAATAATTTCTCATCTTTATGTGTGGGGTGTTTTGttgatttttgaaaagttttgaGGATTTTTGGAGATATTGGGATCTTATAAGTGTGTGTGCAACATTTCTAGTCAATATATAGGAGGAGAAGAAttggagagagatagagagtgATGCATGCAGATGCAGAAAAAGACAAAATGGAAAGGAAAAAGGTAAGAGAGACTAATCAacttttggcaagtggtgagaaacTGAAACATGCCACGTTGTTATTTGATCCCTGTCGGTAGAGATGGCAATCATCGATTTGGACCGCGGACCTGTCCCGTAAATAACTGTAGCGGGACGGTATTGGCAAATTTGCGGGCCTTGGGACGGGTCTTTGCGGGACTGGGCCTTTTGCGGGATGGGCCGAAACGGGTCATGCGGAATTACATGGacccacatttttttttcatttcttattttacctgAAAAAACGAAAGAAAGTGAGAAGAAAACGATTCTTGTGACTCTTCCCCCATAAAACATAAGGAGTTCCGGcgatgatgattcgagctccggtGATGATGAATCGAGATCTGGCGATGACGACTCCAGCTCCAGCGATGACGATTCGAGCTCTGgtggtgttttgatttggttttctctttttgttacACCCAACTATGAATTTCTTTATTACAACGTGgatttcttgtttaagttgattggttttgttttcagtactgTGAAATgatgtttttcttaaattaaatttggttacaatgatattgtttaggagaaaagttagttgtatatcatgtcacttgtataatttgacaaagtgattcacaattttttttttgaaatccaaAGAATTACAAAGAGAGATGGTTTGATGAAGACATACAACACTTGAGACAAGTTATTACAAAGACAACAActcaatcagattcaaacttaataaaatcttaggatgataacaaaaaaaaaagcttttaacTCAAAAACACAAGCACAAACAGAGCTTTATGGCATTGATTTTCATAAGGTTTTAGTGAATCTTAATGAGTTCTCTTCAACTCTCTTACACAACTCTTCAACTTGAACATTCATGAAAGAAGCTGTAGTAGGCGGTTTGATAAGGAGGCATCCCGCGGGACGGCCTGCGAAGGCCTATATGTTTTGCGGTACGGGTTTGGGCCGGCATTCTGAAGACCGCAGTCCGCGCGGGACATGCCCGCTGTGACCCGCTCGATGACTAACCCGCCGCGGTACGACTGATTTAAACCATAAAAGCGTTATCAGTGGGACTTTGATTTATATAGGGCCGACTGATTTTAAAAGCTAGAAGATTCAAAAAGAAACTcatcaagttaaccatgaaTTGATTTTCTTTGAAGGTAAGTTCTTCGAAGGTTCATCCGATTCTGACTAGCTTTCGTTCTATTACGGCGTTTACATATTTCTTGGGAGGATTGCGGAAGGTTTTCGTTTTTCCGTTGATGTTTTATCATCTCATATATGTATTTAGACTGTTtctctttaataaaatatcatattttctgtGGTTGGTGTTTCGTATTTAAAAGTTTTAGATATTGCCGATGGATTTGGTTTCTGTGAAATTGtcgattttttattttggtttattgttttttttgtcttattaaatatgttttcaacTCAAGTTAAAAAGTCCACAATATGcttttagcaacaaaaaaataaagaaaaaactaCACTATAACCCAAGTGATGCAAATACATATACTCAGAAAAAAGCTAAGTTCGCCCTAGTTTTGACTTTGCCCTAGTTTTGACTTCGCTCACTGACACGTTTTCGTAGACGCCGCCTTCAGTTTCATTTTCCGACGCCGGCGTCgccttttgtctctctctctctgtttccaCACAGTCCATTGTCGTCATTTCTGTCTGCTTCATGTCATCGTCTCGTCTTCTCGCCGTCGTCCATCTCGTCCTTTTCGTAGTCACCGTCTCTTCCGTTCATCTCGTAGTCACCACCTCTACTGCTTCCATCGACGTCATGGCCTCACCAGCTCCTCACGTCATCACCGGTTATGCTTACTGCTCCTTGCCTCATCACATCTACTCACTTCACCAACGGCTTCACTTGGGCTTCTTGAGCGTTTACTCCAGATCCGTTAACTTCGGCTCTCCTCAAGCAGTTAAGACGAAGCCTTTCGCTGGAGACCCCCACCGGACACCTCTCACTCACCCGCTACAAGGAACTCTCCACTCTATAAAGCTCGCAGTCAGAGCCTCAAGTGGGATCGACGAGACTCGTTCCTCAAGCGACATCCTAGACTCGTCTTCGACTTATTTCGCTAGACTCTTTGACTTCTCCGACGAGTTCTGAGCCTTATCTCCTCCATCTCGTGTTGCCCTCTGCTCAGCCATCGACAGTTACTCCGATGAGATTGGGATCCGAGTTACCTCTCCTCCGCTTGTCCTCTACACAGTTGCTATCTCCCCTTTCGACTGCGGCCACTCTGAGACTCACTCAGGAAAGTGTTTCCGTCCACAGGCTGGTACGCCGTCACCGTCACTGTCACCGTCACTGTCACCGTCACCCGCCGTAAAATTTTGTCTCGTAACCAAGCAAACCCTAATCTGTTGGCCTGAAGGTATCACATGGGCCTGGGCTTATACATC contains these protein-coding regions:
- the LOC106376790 gene encoding sulfite exporter TauE/SafE family protein 2 translates to MRNYFVPVTLSFLTIIILLTPSTAEQEPSFLFPVDQLLNKTSSWLDFPTKFNQPKIELTTSTIIAAVLSFIAASISSAGGIGGGGLYVPIMTIVAGLDLKTASSFSAFMVTGGSIANVGCNLFVRNPKAGGKTMIDFDLALLLEPCMLLGVSVGVICNLVFPNWLITSLFAVFLAWSTVKTFGNGVYYWRLESEMVKIRESRRVGENDENEIESVKLPLLGDYERPKRFPWVKLGVLVIIWLSYFAVYLLRGNKYGEGIISIEPCGITYWLLSSTQIPLTLFFTLWICFSDNVQGNQCSDHQVSVKDVEDLSSNDGGRSNKCMFPVMALLAGVLGGVFGIGGGMLISPLLLQVGIAPEVTAATCSFMVLFSSTMSAIQYLLLGMEHTGTASLFAIVCFVASLVGLMVVQKVITQYGRASIIVFSVGIVMALSIVLMTSYGALDVWNDFVSGRYMGFKLPC